One Alkaliphilus sp. B6464 genomic window carries:
- a CDS encoding recombinase family protein, whose amino-acid sequence MEISKKLEVGKITHWGKRKKSKNKREEKKLQIQKAFSESVSVEVIPALESYLVENNRILRVAAYCRVSTYEGSQAGSHELQVQHYKEMIENNPKWEFVGIYADEGVSGTSTRGRINFLRMVDDCYSGKIDLILTKSISRFARNTLDCLDTIRRLRLLRPPVGVFFESENLNTLESKNEFTLGVMSLVAQGESEQKSAAITWSIIERFKKGIPIIPTHNLLGFDKNEYGQVVVAEEEAEIIRYIYDSYLDGASPSEIACSLTNARIPTVIGNEIWKSSSILRILRNEKYCGDVLMQKTFTVDCFTHRKMHNTGQRPQYLLKDGIPAIISKEKWEKVQYLLKTRRYSSTQVTKPETGIFISRVKNGALKGFIHINPKWNKEEIKQVVEKFKDERKI is encoded by the coding sequence TGGAGATAAGTAAAAAGTTAGAGGTTGGAAAAATTACGCATTGGGGCAAAAGAAAAAAGTCTAAGAATAAAAGAGAGGAGAAAAAGCTACAAATTCAGAAAGCTTTTTCTGAGTCTGTCAGTGTGGAGGTTATTCCAGCCCTAGAATCTTATTTAGTAGAAAATAACCGAATACTTAGAGTAGCTGCTTATTGTAGAGTCAGTACTTATGAAGGATCTCAGGCAGGTAGCCACGAATTACAAGTTCAACATTATAAGGAAATGATAGAAAACAATCCCAAATGGGAGTTTGTAGGAATTTATGCTGATGAAGGTGTTTCTGGAACATCTACTCGTGGACGCATAAATTTTTTGCGCATGGTAGACGATTGTTATTCTGGGAAAATCGATTTGATACTTACAAAAAGCATCAGTCGATTTGCTAGAAATACTCTTGACTGTCTTGATACCATAAGACGGTTAAGGTTACTACGTCCGCCGGTTGGTGTGTTTTTTGAAAGTGAAAATTTGAATACACTTGAAAGTAAAAATGAGTTTACTCTTGGTGTTATGAGCTTGGTAGCACAAGGTGAAAGTGAACAAAAGAGTGCTGCTATAACGTGGTCGATTATTGAACGGTTTAAAAAAGGGATCCCAATTATTCCCACTCATAATCTTCTTGGTTTTGATAAAAATGAGTACGGTCAAGTTGTAGTTGCAGAGGAAGAAGCCGAAATTATCCGTTATATCTATGACAGTTATCTTGATGGTGCAAGTCCCAGTGAAATTGCATGTTCTCTTACAAATGCCCGTATTCCAACAGTAATAGGAAATGAAATATGGAAAAGTAGCAGTATCCTCCGCATTTTGAGAAATGAAAAATATTGTGGTGATGTATTGATGCAAAAAACTTTTACTGTTGATTGTTTTACTCATAGGAAGATGCATAATACAGGTCAGCGACCACAATATCTTTTAAAAGATGGTATTCCTGCTATTATCTCTAAAGAAAAATGGGAGAAAGTGCAATATCTACTAAAAACACGTAGATATTCTTCTACACAGGTAACAAAACCGGAAACAGGAATTTTTATTAGCAGAGTCAAAAATGGTGCTTTGAAAGGATTTATTCACATTAATCCAAAATGGAATAAAGAAGAAATTAAACAAGTAGTTGAAAAATTTAAAGATGAAAGGAAGATTTAA
- a CDS encoding HTH domain-containing protein, with product MDIIEAVAKTLKESGEPLKAGEIAEKAGIDKKEVDKAIKELKKDEKIISPKRCYYSIKE from the coding sequence ATGGATATTATTGAAGCAGTAGCAAAAACATTAAAGGAATCTGGAGAGCCTTTAAAAGCTGGAGAAATTGCAGAGAAAGCAGGTATTGATAAAAAAGAAGTGGATAAAGCTATTAAAGAGCTAAAAAAGGATGAAAAAATAATTTCTCCGAAGCGTTGCTATTATTCAATCAAGGAGTAA
- a CDS encoding iron-containing alcohol dehydrogenase, which yields MKNFVYQNPTKIIFGQGTINQIGKEIKNHGINKVLIIYGGGSILKNGVYEEVTKSLKEHDVGYVEVSGVQPNPVLGKVQEAINKAKEEKVEGLLAIGGGSVYDTTKAVAIGCHYDGSVWDFYEGTAKPKSAMPFFGVLTISATASEMNMGSVITNEAEDKKWSCGSPVMYPKVSIIDPNVQATLPPNQTANTAIDTMAHVFELYFDGTEDVDVLLEYSEGIIRSTMKHVKILLEDPTNYQSRAQLAWCATLGLNGSNGVGRSGGDWASHGIEHSLSVLYGVAHGAGLAIVFPAWMKYVYKENIDMFERFAEQIFNIKEGTKEEKALKGIEELKMFFSSLNAPVTLKEIGVKFEDLDKIADNAAMQVPRGAIKKLYREDILEILKIAYE from the coding sequence GTGAAAAATTTTGTATATCAGAATCCAACAAAGATTATATTTGGACAGGGAACTATTAACCAAATAGGAAAAGAAATAAAAAACCATGGTATAAATAAGGTGCTTATTATTTATGGCGGTGGATCAATACTTAAAAATGGTGTTTATGAAGAGGTTACTAAATCCCTTAAGGAACATGATGTGGGTTATGTAGAAGTATCTGGAGTACAGCCTAATCCAGTTTTAGGCAAGGTCCAAGAAGCTATAAATAAGGCGAAGGAAGAAAAAGTAGAAGGTTTACTAGCGATAGGTGGAGGAAGTGTATATGATACTACAAAAGCAGTTGCTATTGGATGCCACTATGACGGAAGTGTATGGGATTTTTATGAAGGGACAGCAAAGCCGAAAAGTGCGATGCCTTTCTTTGGTGTATTAACTATATCCGCCACTGCATCAGAAATGAATATGGGTTCTGTAATTACAAACGAAGCCGAAGATAAAAAATGGAGCTGTGGTTCACCTGTTATGTATCCTAAAGTAAGTATTATAGACCCAAATGTACAAGCAACATTACCCCCTAATCAAACGGCTAATACTGCCATCGATACAATGGCTCACGTTTTCGAACTTTACTTTGACGGAACAGAAGATGTGGATGTTTTATTAGAATACTCTGAAGGTATTATTCGTTCAACTATGAAACATGTAAAAATATTGTTAGAAGATCCAACGAATTATCAGTCAAGAGCACAACTAGCTTGGTGTGCAACCCTTGGGTTAAATGGAAGTAACGGTGTCGGAAGAAGTGGTGGAGATTGGGCTTCCCACGGTATAGAGCATAGCTTAAGTGTTTTATATGGCGTTGCACATGGAGCAGGTCTTGCAATTGTTTTCCCTGCTTGGATGAAATATGTATATAAAGAAAACATAGATATGTTTGAACGATTCGCTGAGCAAATATTTAATATAAAAGAAGGTACAAAAGAAGAAAAGGCTTTAAAAGGAATAGAAGAATTAAAAATGTTTTTTAGTAGCTTAAATGCGCCCGTTACATTAAAAGAAATAGGTGTAAAATTTGAGGATTTAGATAAAATTGCTGATAACGCAGCGATGCAGGTGCCTCGAGGTGCTATTAAAAAACTATATAGAGAAGATATATTAGAAATATTAAAAATCGCTTATGAGTAA
- the helD gene encoding RNA polymerase recycling motor HelD — MNAKAHLSYVEEKESLKKTLKWVEEEKEYLENYEAMLNKEIADIRKTVTHMMDERLIAKQQLQQFTTKDIKKLTVAQSIPYFGRIDFQEERRNEIEKIYIGKHGLHDRQKEVPVVVDWRAPISDIYYSGHSEEVSYRAPYGEINGKMHLKRRYEIRDGQLKEIFDEKRSEDRIEDSLKGKGEFLIDALNKSNQGRLKEIVATIQDQQNKVIRSDMIRPLVVQGVAGSGKTTIALHRMAYLMYNNRRNIADANYMVIAPNRLFLNYISEILPDLGVDEVVQTTFEDWALKLIKKKIKITQSIDQLNILMDLQNEERRVVANLAKMKGSILLKKVIDNNLKMLEKNLLPKADLSMEEVSVLEYEKLQEIFMTSNLHLSFNERIAKLREYLKIRLKNEIHSIEEKIDSIYKKKIDYLKNGVGDIDSIRPQIIQLYEERDEKVKQIKKNISSSVNGYINKIEKLDIFNFYLSVFEDEELSLAFKTRMTPELFNEIVNKCKSELNNKIYSNEDLAPLAYIHIKLFGLENKNKYTHIVVDEAQDFDEFKISILREISLNDSFTFVGDLSQGIYSYKGINSWSNVMKKVFQERSYDYHVLTTSYRSTVEIVNLANEIIKKCDNLEKILAEPIFRHGDKPGLSRCINEEEMVDKVVKKVEMLKNESHSSIAVICKDLKSTEMVYEKIKGKLPEVYLLTDKTTDFKEGVLLIPSYLSKGLEFDGVILWNVNEENYNLNSIDIKLLYIAITRGLHNVDIFYENKPSRILEGLDEFVYNV; from the coding sequence ATGAACGCAAAGGCCCATCTAAGTTATGTCGAGGAAAAGGAAAGTCTTAAAAAAACATTAAAGTGGGTAGAAGAGGAAAAGGAGTATTTAGAGAACTACGAAGCAATGTTAAATAAGGAGATAGCTGATATTAGAAAAACAGTTACCCATATGATGGATGAGCGATTAATTGCAAAGCAACAGTTACAGCAATTCACTACAAAGGATATAAAAAAGTTAACTGTAGCACAGAGCATACCATACTTTGGACGGATTGATTTTCAAGAAGAGCGAAGAAATGAAATAGAAAAAATATATATAGGAAAGCATGGGCTGCATGATAGACAGAAAGAAGTACCTGTAGTTGTTGATTGGCGTGCCCCTATATCAGATATATATTATAGTGGACATAGTGAAGAGGTGTCCTATAGAGCTCCTTATGGTGAAATAAATGGAAAAATGCATTTAAAGAGAAGATATGAAATTAGAGACGGACAACTAAAGGAAATTTTTGATGAAAAAAGATCAGAGGATAGAATAGAAGATAGTTTGAAGGGAAAAGGAGAGTTCCTAATAGATGCCCTTAATAAATCTAATCAAGGGCGTCTAAAGGAAATTGTTGCTACAATACAAGATCAACAAAATAAAGTAATTAGAAGTGATATGATTAGACCACTTGTTGTTCAGGGGGTTGCGGGAAGTGGTAAAACAACTATAGCTCTACATAGAATGGCATATCTAATGTATAACAATAGAAGAAATATAGCTGATGCTAACTATATGGTTATTGCACCTAATAGACTATTTTTAAATTATATATCAGAAATATTACCAGACCTAGGAGTAGATGAAGTTGTTCAAACAACCTTTGAAGATTGGGCATTAAAACTTATAAAAAAGAAAATTAAAATAACTCAAAGTATTGATCAATTAAATATTTTAATGGATTTGCAAAATGAAGAGAGAAGAGTAGTTGCTAATTTAGCTAAAATGAAGGGCTCTATTTTATTAAAAAAGGTAATTGATAATAATTTGAAAATGTTAGAAAAAAACTTGCTTCCTAAAGCGGATTTAAGTATGGAGGAAGTTTCTGTACTTGAATATGAAAAGCTGCAAGAAATATTTATGACTAGTAATTTACATCTATCTTTTAACGAAAGAATAGCTAAGCTAAGAGAGTATTTAAAGATAAGATTAAAAAATGAAATTCACAGTATAGAGGAGAAAATTGATTCAATCTATAAGAAGAAAATAGATTATCTAAAAAATGGAGTAGGAGATATAGATTCAATTAGACCACAAATTATACAGTTGTATGAAGAAAGGGACGAGAAAGTAAAACAAATTAAAAAAAATATTTCCTCATCAGTCAATGGATATATTAATAAAATAGAGAAGCTAGATATTTTTAACTTTTATCTTTCTGTTTTTGAGGATGAAGAGCTTAGCCTAGCCTTTAAAACAAGAATGACACCAGAGCTTTTTAATGAAATAGTTAACAAATGCAAAAGTGAGCTAAATAATAAAATATATAGTAATGAAGATTTAGCGCCTCTTGCATACATTCATATTAAATTATTTGGATTAGAGAATAAAAATAAATATACACATATAGTTGTTGATGAGGCCCAAGATTTTGATGAGTTTAAGATCAGTATATTGAGGGAAATATCTTTAAATGATTCCTTCACCTTCGTAGGGGATTTATCCCAAGGCATTTATTCATATAAAGGCATTAATAGCTGGTCTAATGTAATGAAAAAGGTGTTTCAAGAAAGAAGTTATGATTATCATGTTTTAACAACTAGCTATAGATCCACTGTAGAAATTGTAAATCTAGCTAATGAAATTATTAAAAAGTGCGATAATCTAGAAAAGATTTTAGCTGAACCTATATTTAGACACGGAGATAAGCCAGGTTTATCAAGATGTATAAATGAGGAAGAGATGGTTGATAAAGTCGTTAAAAAAGTTGAAATGTTAAAAAATGAAAGCCATTCTTCTATAGCGGTTATTTGTAAGGATTTAAAATCTACTGAAATGGTATATGAAAAGATAAAAGGTAAGCTACCTGAAGTATACTTGCTTACAGATAAAACAACAGACTTTAAAGAAGGTGTATTACTAATACCTAGCTATTTATCTAAGGGGCTAGAGTTTGACGGGGTTATATTGTGGAATGTAAATGAAGAGAATTATAATCTTAATTCTATAGATATCAAGCTTCTTTATATAGCTATAACTAGAGGACTTCATAATGTAGATATATTTTATGAGAATAAACCTTCTAGAATATTGGAAGGCTTAGATGAATTTGTTTATAATGTATAG
- a CDS encoding RluA family pseudouridine synthase, producing MNKKIPILFEDNHLLVVEKPPNVLSQGDQTRDADMLTLLKEDIKERYNKPGNVYLGLVHRLDRPVGGVMVFAKTSKSASRLSDQIRKREFEKSYMAVIHGKPSKEKDTLIHYLLKDSKTNTVSSVKNGIEGAKEAILDYEVVDTIEGFSLVKINLHTGRPHQIRVQFSTIGHPLYGDQRYGPKVNNVGQQIALWSHQITCQHPTSKEKMTFTSLPEKKEPWIRFMLDTNIMYK from the coding sequence TTGAATAAAAAAATACCTATTCTTTTTGAAGATAATCATTTATTGGTGGTAGAAAAGCCACCGAATGTTTTATCTCAAGGGGATCAAACGAGAGATGCAGATATGTTAACCCTATTAAAGGAAGATATTAAGGAAAGATATAATAAACCTGGCAATGTTTATCTAGGGCTGGTTCATCGTTTAGATAGACCTGTAGGTGGCGTAATGGTTTTTGCTAAAACCTCAAAGTCCGCCTCTAGGCTTTCGGATCAAATAAGAAAAAGAGAATTTGAAAAAAGCTATATGGCAGTTATTCATGGAAAACCTTCAAAAGAGAAGGATACGTTAATCCATTATCTATTAAAGGATAGTAAAACAAATACAGTATCCTCAGTTAAAAATGGTATTGAAGGCGCAAAGGAAGCGATACTTGATTATGAGGTAGTAGACACTATAGAGGGCTTTAGTTTAGTGAAAATTAATTTACATACAGGAAGACCGCACCAAATTCGTGTTCAGTTTTCTACAATTGGACATCCTTTATATGGAGATCAGCGATATGGACCTAAAGTAAACAATGTAGGGCAGCAAATTGCGCTTTGGTCACATCAAATTACTTGCCAGCATCCTACTTCAAAGGAAAAGATGACATTTACTAGTTTGCCAGAGAAAAAAGAACCTTGGATTAGATTTATGTTAGATACAAATATTATGTATAAATAA
- a CDS encoding class I SAM-dependent methyltransferase — MLLANEWKDYELIDTADGEKLERWGQYTLRRPDPQVIWSAQKSSKEWKNVDAHYHRSSKGGGEWEYKKKLPERWTVSFGPLSFYIEPTGFKHTGLFPEQAVNWKWMMEKIQAANRPIKVLNLFAYTGGATVASAYAGAEVCHVDASKGMVTWAKENVALSGLADKPVRFIVDDVMKFVQREKRRGKTYDAIIMDPPSYGRGPNKEVWKIEDSLYGFVEECLDILSPNPLFFLINSYTAGFSPYVLSNILQSTVGRKYDGKISCGEVGIPVSGKEIVLPCGIYGRWEE; from the coding sequence ATGTTATTAGCTAATGAATGGAAAGATTATGAGCTTATAGATACAGCAGATGGTGAAAAACTAGAGAGATGGGGACAATATACTTTAAGAAGACCAGACCCACAGGTTATTTGGTCAGCTCAGAAATCTAGTAAAGAATGGAAAAATGTAGATGCTCATTACCATAGAAGTAGTAAAGGTGGTGGAGAGTGGGAATATAAAAAGAAGCTACCAGAGAGATGGACAGTATCCTTTGGCCCACTTTCATTTTACATAGAACCTACAGGATTTAAACATACAGGACTTTTTCCAGAGCAGGCAGTAAATTGGAAATGGATGATGGAAAAAATACAAGCTGCTAACAGACCAATTAAAGTATTAAATTTGTTCGCCTATACTGGAGGAGCTACAGTTGCCTCTGCCTATGCTGGTGCTGAAGTATGCCATGTAGATGCATCTAAAGGAATGGTTACTTGGGCAAAGGAAAATGTCGCACTATCAGGCCTCGCTGATAAGCCTGTTAGATTTATTGTAGATGATGTAATGAAGTTTGTACAAAGAGAAAAAAGAAGAGGTAAAACTTACGATGCCATAATTATGGACCCACCTTCCTACGGTAGAGGACCTAATAAAGAAGTTTGGAAAATAGAGGATTCTCTATATGGTTTTGTAGAAGAGTGTCTTGATATACTTTCTCCAAACCCGTTATTTTTCTTAATCAATTCATATACTGCTGGATTTTCACCATATGTACTAAGTAATATATTACAGTCTACAGTAGGAAGAAAATATGATGGTAAAATTTCCTGTGGTGAAGTAGGTATTCCTGTATCTGGAAAGGAAATTGTACTTCCATGTGGAATATATGGACGATGGGAAGAATAG
- a CDS encoding DHHW family protein, protein MNINRNKLTIILFCSIVYIGLIFNLVLPSRSFSPFENRMLQQMPSITWKALVSGQLRNETENYVADQFIARDFWIGLKSNIEIWIGKKENNQIYFGKDGFLLEKFEKPSEEIINNNINSIIQLAKSGPENVFLMLVPNSVAIYNDKLPDYAITYPQQNVLDYIEDKTKDNLNFVNVYNSLLENKSEYIFFQTDHHWTARGAYYGYKKFLEMKGTKPISIDDFNIETVSDSFYGTYYSKARQNRKIGDRIEIFRPKNHFNIVVDYKAEGRKTDSLYELNRLKEKDKYTVFLDGNHALLTITTDVDNDKELLVIKDSFAHAMLPFLTNHYKTIHVIDPRYYNLSINEYITENNIDTILVLYNLSNFTTDTTISKLKR, encoded by the coding sequence ATGAATATTAATAGAAACAAACTAACTATTATACTATTTTGTAGCATTGTATATATAGGTTTAATTTTTAATTTAGTTTTACCAAGTCGTAGCTTTTCTCCCTTTGAGAATAGGATGCTTCAGCAAATGCCTAGTATAACATGGAAGGCTCTTGTGTCCGGGCAACTACGTAATGAAACAGAAAATTATGTGGCAGATCAGTTTATAGCTAGGGATTTTTGGATAGGTTTAAAGTCGAATATTGAAATATGGATTGGTAAAAAAGAGAATAACCAAATATACTTTGGTAAGGATGGCTTTTTATTAGAAAAATTTGAAAAACCATCTGAGGAAATTATAAATAATAATATTAATAGTATTATTCAATTAGCTAAAAGTGGTCCTGAAAATGTATTTTTGATGCTTGTTCCAAACTCTGTAGCAATATATAATGATAAGCTACCAGACTATGCAATTACCTATCCACAGCAAAATGTATTAGATTATATTGAAGATAAAACTAAGGATAATTTGAACTTTGTTAATGTTTACAACAGCTTATTGGAAAATAAATCAGAATATATATTTTTCCAAACAGATCATCATTGGACCGCCAGGGGGGCTTATTATGGGTATAAGAAATTTTTAGAGATGAAAGGGACAAAGCCTATTTCTATAGATGATTTTAATATAGAAACTGTAAGTGATAGTTTTTATGGAACATATTATTCAAAAGCAAGACAAAATAGAAAAATAGGGGATAGAATAGAAATCTTCAGGCCAAAGAATCACTTTAATATTGTAGTAGATTACAAAGCTGAAGGAAGAAAAACAGATTCTCTATATGAACTAAATCGGTTGAAAGAAAAGGACAAATATACTGTGTTTTTAGACGGAAATCATGCTTTATTAACAATTACTACCGATGTAGATAATGATAAGGAACTACTTGTTATCAAAGATTCCTTCGCTCATGCTATGCTTCCTTTTTTAACTAATCATTATAAAACTATTCATGTAATTGATCCAAGATATTATAATTTAAGTATTAATGAATATATAACTGAAAATAATATAGATACAATACTTGTTTTATATAATCTATCCAATTTTACAACTGACACAACTATATCTAAGCTTAAACGATAG
- a CDS encoding MBOAT family O-acyltransferase: MIFSTIVDYSHGILIEKYRYNRQRAKLILLSSIVINLGLLCFFKYTDFFIQNINMLLNTNFSYLGLPLPIGISFYTFQTMSYTIDIYLDKSPVQKNIISFGTYVALFPQLIAGPIVQYNTIAHQLNNRKENISQFSQGIDKFVVGLGKKVLLANNIGMLWDEIQGLPINEITVFTAWLGIIAFSFQIYFDFSGYSDMAIGLGKIFGFDFLENFNYPYISQSITEFWRRWHISLGSWFRDYVYIPLGGNRVGLLKLFRNIAIVWFLTGFWHGASWNFILWGIYFGVILVFEKSFLLKVLSKVHPIIRHIYALFLILIGWVLFSFENIFTGLEYLKIMLGFERLPIYDQRFLYYFTSYSIVLILLILCSTPILKMVLDLLKKKSKRLEGVVLQLSLLLIMIFSIAYLVDSTYNPFLYFRF; this comes from the coding sequence ATGATTTTTTCTACTATTGTAGATTATAGCCATGGTATTCTCATTGAGAAATATAGATACAATAGACAAAGAGCAAAACTTATACTATTATCGTCTATAGTTATTAATTTAGGTCTATTGTGTTTCTTTAAATATACAGACTTCTTTATTCAAAATATTAATATGCTATTAAATACTAATTTTTCTTATCTAGGATTACCTTTGCCAATAGGCATTTCATTTTATACTTTTCAAACTATGTCCTATACAATAGATATATATTTAGATAAGTCACCGGTTCAAAAAAATATTATATCCTTTGGAACCTATGTGGCATTGTTTCCTCAGCTAATAGCAGGACCAATTGTTCAATATAATACAATTGCTCATCAGTTGAACAACAGAAAGGAAAATATTTCACAGTTTAGCCAAGGCATAGACAAATTTGTTGTCGGTCTAGGTAAAAAAGTGCTTTTAGCTAATAATATTGGAATGCTGTGGGATGAGATTCAGGGATTACCAATTAATGAGATAACAGTGTTTACTGCCTGGCTGGGAATTATTGCGTTTAGCTTCCAAATCTATTTTGATTTTAGTGGTTATTCAGATATGGCAATAGGGCTTGGTAAGATATTTGGCTTTGATTTTCTTGAGAATTTTAACTATCCGTATATTTCCCAAAGTATAACAGAGTTTTGGAGGAGATGGCATATATCCTTAGGCTCATGGTTTAGAGACTACGTATATATTCCACTAGGAGGTAATAGGGTAGGATTGTTAAAGCTTTTTAGAAATATTGCTATAGTTTGGTTTTTAACTGGATTTTGGCATGGAGCCAGCTGGAATTTTATACTATGGGGAATATATTTTGGTGTTATTTTAGTGTTTGAAAAAAGTTTTTTATTAAAGGTATTAAGTAAGGTTCATCCTATTATTAGACATATATATGCTTTATTCCTCATTTTAATTGGTTGGGTGCTTTTTAGCTTTGAAAATATATTTACAGGACTAGAATATTTAAAAATTATGCTAGGCTTTGAAAGATTACCTATTTACGATCAACGATTCCTATATTACTTTACAAGCTATAGCATAGTTTTAATCTTATTGATCCTTTGCTCTACACCTATTTTAAAAATGGTGTTAGATTTATTAAAGAAAAAATCTAAAAGGTTGGAGGGTGTCGTACTTCAATTAAGTTTATTATTGATTATGATTTTTTCTATCGCCTATTTAGTTGATAGTACCTACAACCCTTTCCTATATTTTAGATTTTAG
- a CDS encoding DUF4358 domain-containing protein has translation MKKRLIVLGVLVLVLVAAIGCTSNKSDDGGEKEVNVSVSEIAEKIQSDVEWPSMMDLDEQGLKDFYGIDASDLEEYDVKIPMMIVKSNEIAVIKVKDAEKVEEVKENIEKRAESIKGTFETYLPDQYENAKNYLLRVEGKYIIFAVHEDITKVEEAFNSFFK, from the coding sequence GTGAAAAAGAGATTAATAGTTTTAGGAGTGCTGGTTTTAGTATTGGTAGCAGCTATAGGGTGTACATCTAATAAATCTGATGATGGAGGAGAAAAAGAAGTTAATGTTTCTGTGAGTGAGATTGCTGAAAAAATTCAAAGTGATGTGGAATGGCCTTCTATGATGGATTTAGATGAACAAGGACTAAAGGACTTTTATGGTATTGATGCTAGTGACTTGGAAGAATATGATGTTAAAATACCTATGATGATTGTTAAATCCAATGAAATTGCTGTGATAAAGGTTAAGGATGCTGAAAAAGTTGAAGAAGTTAAGGAAAACATAGAGAAAAGAGCAGAAAGTATAAAAGGGACTTTTGAAACCTATTTACCAGATCAATATGAAAATGCTAAAAATTATTTACTTAGAGTAGAAGGGAAATATATTATATTTGCCGTACATGAAGATATTACTAAAGTAGAAGAAGCATTCAATAGCTTTTTTAAATAA
- a CDS encoding glycoside hydrolase family 10 protein: protein MINKNVLGRVCVIGIATTLLLQNNYSDYSLLKNKPIEVQAASNVLNINKDKHNVNAGNESIPNVTSSTEDEKQIETNSNVEIANQEFRSTWISTVYNLDWPSKKGLSIEDQKQEFISLLDGLQKAGLNSVIVQIKPSADSFYPSTYGPWSEYLTGIQGQDPGYNPLAFMIEETHKRNMEFHAWFNPYRVSVKGDIEALTEDHPARKNPNWVVSYGGKLYYNPGIPEARQFVIDSILEVVKNYNIDGVHLDDYFYPYPEKGIDFPDDYLYKTYKRSANETKEEWRRNNINDFIKNLYQSIKNEKTDVEFGVSPFGIWRNKVDDPKGSDTRGGVTSYDSLYADTKYWIENEWLDYIAPQIYWHFGYDRAEYGHLVNWWADLVKDKKTNLYIGHAAYKVEEGDTPWGNPLEISNQIEYNRGIPEVKGSIFFRAKSIINNPLGLMDKLENEIYKEKAKTPTMQ from the coding sequence ATGATAAATAAAAATGTTTTGGGTAGAGTATGTGTTATAGGTATTGCTACTACACTTCTTTTACAAAATAATTATTCTGACTACAGTTTATTAAAAAATAAACCTATAGAGGTTCAGGCGGCGTCCAATGTTTTAAATATTAATAAGGATAAGCATAATGTTAATGCTGGAAATGAGAGTATACCCAATGTGACTTCATCTACAGAAGATGAAAAGCAGATAGAAACTAATAGTAATGTAGAAATTGCAAACCAAGAGTTTAGATCTACTTGGATATCTACAGTATATAATTTGGACTGGCCATCAAAAAAAGGATTATCTATTGAAGATCAAAAACAAGAATTTATATCCTTATTAGACGGATTGCAAAAAGCAGGTTTAAATTCTGTAATAGTACAGATAAAGCCCAGTGCCGACAGTTTTTATCCTTCTACATATGGACCTTGGTCTGAGTATTTAACAGGGATTCAAGGACAGGATCCAGGCTATAATCCACTTGCTTTTATGATAGAAGAAACTCATAAACGAAACATGGAATTTCATGCTTGGTTTAACCCTTATCGTGTTAGTGTAAAAGGGGATATAGAAGCCCTTACTGAGGATCATCCGGCAAGAAAAAATCCGAACTGGGTAGTATCCTATGGAGGAAAATTATATTATAATCCTGGAATTCCAGAGGCTAGACAGTTTGTAATAGATAGTATATTAGAGGTTGTAAAAAACTATAACATAGATGGTGTTCATTTAGATGATTATTTTTATCCGTATCCAGAAAAGGGGATAGATTTTCCAGATGATTATCTATATAAAACCTACAAAAGATCAGCTAATGAGACAAAGGAAGAGTGGAGAAGGAATAATATTAATGACTTTATAAAAAATCTATATCAATCTATTAAAAATGAAAAGACAGATGTAGAATTTGGAGTAAGTCCCTTTGGTATATGGCGTAATAAAGTTGATGATCCTAAAGGCTCAGATACTAGGGGAGGAGTTACAAGCTATGATAGTTTATATGCGGATACTAAATATTGGATAGAAAATGAATGGCTAGATTATATTGCTCCTCAAATATATTGGCATTTTGGTTATGACAGGGCTGAATATGGACATCTTGTTAATTGGTGGGCAGATTTAGTTAAGGATAAAAAAACCAATCTATATATTGGTCATGCTGCTTATAAGGTGGAGGAAGGAGATACGCCTTGGGGAAATCCTTTAGAAATTTCAAACCAAATAGAATATAACAGAGGAATTCCAGAGGTTAAAGGTAGCATATTCTTTAGAGCAAAATCTATTATTAATAATCCTCTAGGTCTTATGGATAAGCTAGAAAATGAAATATATAAAGAAAAAGCAAAAACTCCCACCATGCAATAA